The genomic window CCTAAACTCGGCAACGACGCCACCCGCTGGGGACTTCCTTTCGCGGCACTGCTGGGTGCCTACCAGGCGCAGCACTCGCTCCGTCTCGCGGCCATCGGCGGCAAGGACTCGATGTCCGGCTCCTTCAACGAACTGGACGTGCCACCCACACTGGTTTCCTTCGCGCTCGCTCCGGGGAAAACCGGACTCGCGCTTTCTCCCGAGTTCAAGAAAGCAGGCTCCACGCTCTCCTTCGTCCAGGTCTCGCGTGATGCCGACCAGCTCCCGGACTTCGAGGAACTGAAAGCACTCGCCGGATCACTCCACCAGTTGAACGCGGACGGGAAGATCCTCTCCCTCCACCACATCGGACAGCCCGGCATCGCCGCCGCGCTTGCGAAGATGGCGTTCGGGAACCACATCGGAGCGGAGATCAACACCACGCTCGATCTCTCGGCGGAGCGTTATTTCGGCTTTCTCATCGAGCACGCCGAGCCGCTGCCTGCCGAGTTTTCCTCCGCCGAACTGGGCAGGACCACAGACAGTGCGACCCTCGTTCTCAACGGCGAAGCGCACACGCTCACGGAACTGGAAACCGCATGGACCGGAACACTGGAGCCGGTTTATCCGACGCAAAAGGAACAGGATACCATGCAGGACTTGCCCCCTTCGCCACAGCCTGCCCTCCGCAAGCGCGATTCCGCCATCGCCCGGCCCAAGGTCGTAATCCCCGCCTTCCCGGGCACCAACAGCGAATATGATTCCGCCAAAGCTTTCCGCGAGGCGGGTGCCGAGGCTGAAATCCTTGTATTCCGGAACCTTACTTCCAAACACATCGAGGAATCCCTCGCCGCTCTGGCCGCACAGATCCGCCAGTCCCAGATCCTCATGTTCCCCGGTGGTTTCAGCGCGGGTGACGAACCGGACGGCTCCGCCAAATTCATCGCCACCATCATCCGCAACCCGCGCGTGGCGGATGCCATCATGGATCTGCTGCAAAACCGCGACGGTCTCATCCTCGGTATCTGCAACGGCTTCCAAGCCCTCGTCAAAACCGGACTCGTCCCCTACGGCGAGATCCGCACCGCCACCGAAGACGCCCCGACCCTGGTCCACAACCACATCGGCCGCCACATTTCCTGTTACGCGCGGACCAAAGTGATCAGCACGCTCTCCCCATGGCTCGCGAACAGCCAGGTGGGCGACATCCACCGTGTCCCGGTTTCCCACGGCGAGGGTAAATTCTTCGCCAGCCAGGAAGCCATCGCCGCACTTGCCGCCAGCGGGCAGATCGCCACCCAGTATTGCGATGCCGATGGGGTTCCCTCCATGGACATCGCCGTCAACCCGAACGGCTCGCTCGCCGCCATCGAGGGCATCACCAGCCCCTGCGGCCGGGTTTTCGGGAAAATGGCGCACACCGAGCGCAGCGGGGCTTCCGTCGCGAAAAACATCCCCGGTGAAAAGCACCAGCCGATCTTCAGTGCGGGTGTGGGCTATTTCAAATGATCCGAGTATTCTTGACTCCCTCCCGCATTGCAAACCGCATTACGGGAGGGAAATCATGCACGATAAAAATAGGGCGACCAGCGAATGCCTGATCTGAGAAATTGGGTATTTGAAAAATTTCCGCAGACATACGCCGTTGAGACAAGAGAGGCCAATATCCCTTCGAACAGCGCAATTATGGGGGATATTATCACCACAGTTTCATAGCTCAAGGAGAACGCAAGTGATAAAGTTTTTCAAATGGCACAAATTTTGCTTCGCTTTTTAAGCAACCCTTCTAGCATAGCGGCGGCAACAATTGCCCGCCATGTCAGACGTCTACCTCCACCAGTCCCTTTCACAGCAGCAAACGCTTGCGCCTCAGATGCGCAAGAGCTTGGAAATCCTCCAAGCCGGGACCCTTGAACTGACCCAGCTTGTCCAGCAGGCGCTGGAGACGAACCCGGTTCTTGAGGACATCACCGAGGTGATCTCCCTCGACGAAGAGGGTCCGGATCCCGAGGAAGCGGATTCGCTGGATTATCTGAATGACACCGACGACGACTGGCGCGACCGTTCCATCATGGACGGAAAAAGCTCACCTTGGACCAGCGAGGACGAGGAACGCCGCCAACGGATCTACGACTCCATCGTCGCCCCCGAAACGCTTCAACAGCATTTGCAGAACCAGCTCGACCTCTCGATGGTCGATCCTGAAATCCGCGAGGCAGCCCAGGCCATTTTGGGAAATCTCGATGATCGCGGCTTCCTCGACCTGCCCGCGCGCACTCTCGCCACCCGGCTCGACATCCGGCCGAAAGACATGGACGCGGCGCTCACCCTGGTGCAGTCCTTCGATCCTGCGGGCGTTGGCGCCTCGGGCATCCCCGAGTCCCTTCTGCTGCAGCTGGAGCGCACGACGGGAAAGGAAACCATCGAATACAAGATCGTCCGGGACCATCTGGAAGACCTCGCCCGCAAACGTCATCCACAGATCGCACGCGCTCTCGGCACCACGGTGGAGCGCATCGCCGAGGCGGCTTCGCGCATCGGCCGCCTGACACCCAACCCCGGTGGCGAGTTTGATCCCACCGGCAATCCCTACATCCTGCCGGACGTCGTCATCGAGCGTGACGATGATGGAAACTGGTATGCGCGCCTCACCGGCGAGCATCTGCCGAACCTCCGCATCAATGATTTCTACAAGGACATGATCGGGAAGAGCGGCACGGATGCCAAGGCCCGCCAGTTCCTGCGCGACCAGATCCGCGACGGACGCAGCCTGATCCACGCGATCTCGCTGCGTCAGGAAACCATCCTCGCCATCGCCCACAAGCTTATCGAACACCAGCCCGCGTTCCTCGCGAAAGGCCCGCGCCACCTGCGCCCGCTGACGATGAACGACATCGCCGACGAGCTCAGCCTGCATGCGACCACCATTTCCCGGGCGGTGGCCGGGAAATATGTCTTCACCCCGCACGGGTTGATGGAAATGCGCTCGTTTTTCGCAACCGGCTATCAGACGAGCGACGGCACGGAGGTTTCCAACGCCGGGGTCCGCGAGGCCATCCAGCAGTTGGTCGCTGCGGAAAACCCCGCGAAGCCGCTTTCCGACGAGTTCCTGATGAAGGCTCTCGACAAACAAGGCATCAAGGTTGCCCGCCGCACCGTCGCGAAATACCGCGAGCAGTTGAACATCCTGCCTTCTCATCTGCGGAAGACATTCTGATTCCTTGTCGGAAAGGCATGGCCTTGCCGCCTCCCCGCACACATCGACAATGCCGGACGTGAGGGAGATTCCCCCTTCACGCCCGGAACTTTCCATTCGGACCGTTACGGTCTCTTCACTGGTTCGCCTTGTCGAACGCGGCGTCGAACGCGATGTTGCTCGTCGGGAAATCCACACTACGGACGAAGGCGGCGGCTTCCTCGCCACCGTGCACGCGGTCCATGCGGATGTCCTCCCATTCCACCGAGAGAGGTCCGCGGTAGCCGGTGTCGTTGAGCGCGACGATGATGTCCTCGAACTCGATGTCTCCGTGGCCGAGAGAACGGAAGTCCCAGTAGCGGCGGGCGTCGCCGAAATTCGTGTGGCCGCCGAAGACACCGACGGAGCCGTCGCCATGGTTCCACCACACGTCCTTCATGTGGACGTGGTAGATGCGGTTGCCGAGGTCGCGGATGAATTTCACGTAGTCCACGCCTTGGTAGGCAAGGTGGGACGGATCGTAATTGAAGCCGAAGCGTTTGTGGTTTCCAACGGCGGCGAGCGCGCGTTGGGCGGTGGCGATGTCGAACGCGATCTCGGTCGGGTGGACTTCGAGGGCGAAATTCACGTCCACTTTTTCAAACGCGTCGAGAATCGGCAGCCAGCGCTTGGCGAAGTCCTTGAAGCCTTTTTCATAATACTCCTGGGAGGTCGGCGGGAAGGCGTAGATGGAATGCCAGATGGAGGAGCCGGTGAATCCGTTCACCACCGCCGGGAAATCGTCCTTGCCATCGCGGCCGGGCTTGGCGTTGAAGAAGAGACGCGCCGCCTTGGCGGTGGCGATCATCTGCTTGGCGGCGCGCTTGCGGACGCCTTCCGGGTCACCGTTGCCCCAGATTTCCGGTGAGAGGATGGACTTGTGACGCTCGTCGATGTTGTCGCAGACCGCCTGGCCGACGAGGTGGTTCGAGATGGCGTAGCTGGTGAGGCCGTGGTCGAAAAGCAGCTCCCAGCGCTCCTTGACGTAGGATTTTTTCGAGAGCGCGGCATCCACGTCGAAGTGGTCTCCCCAGCAGGCGAGTTCCAGACCGTCGTAGCCCATTTCATAGGCGAGCGGTGCGAGTTCGGTGATGGAAAGATCGGCCCACTGGCCGGTGAAGAGGGTGACTGGGCGTGACATGGTTTTTACGATGGGTGTGTGCGGAGCATGACTGAAACGGATCGGTGGGATAAAGGAAATAATCGAGCGCCGGCTTTGCGAACCCATGTTCCCGCTTCCGGATTTCACCGTGCTGCCGGCGACACTTCCCGTATCCCTCACCGCCGCACATCCAAGGCAACCGCCTCCGCGTATGCGATGCCAAGCGCGCGGGTCACAGGACCCGCCACGAGATCCCGATCCTCGAAGCGGGAAACCGCCACCGGCCCACGGGTCGAGGAGCTGATGAAGATCTCGTCCGCCTCGTAAAGATCCTCCGGTCCGAGCGTCCTCTCATCGGTGGCAATCCCATGGCTTCCGGCGATTTCCAGCAATACCTCGCGCCCGATCCCCGGCAGGCAGCCGGAGTCGGATGACGGGGTGAGCAGCGCGCCATCCTTCACGAGGAAAAGATTCGCTGTCGCGGTTTCACAGAGATTGCCTGCCGTATTGAGGAAAACGGTTTCTTCGAAGCCGAGCTGCCGGGCGTGGTTGAGGGCCACCATGTTCTCCGCATAACATGCCGTCTTCAACCCGGCGAGCGGCGAACGTTCGTTGCGCGGCCATGGCGAGAGGCAGAGGCGGATGGATTCCGGAACCTCACCACCCGGAAACGCGGAAAGCCAGATGAGCCGGTCCGCCCCCGGTGTGAGATCGTTGTGAAGACCGCTTCCGGCCGTGACGATGAGACGCAGCCTCGCCTTCCCTTCGATGAGCCGGTTTCTGAGCAGCAACTCCGAGGCAATCTCCCGCAGGTCCGGCAAATCCAACAACCAACCGAACCGTTCACCACTTTTACGGAGCCGTGAAACATGCCGATCCGCGAAAACCAGCGAACCATCGAGACCGAGCATCGTTTCGAAAAGACCGAGGCCGAGAAACGCACCGCGGTCCTGCGCGCTCCCGGGATAACCCGCCGCAGGCAACCAGCCGCCGTTGCACCAGATTTCAGACATGGACAGGACCCTGACGGGGCGCGGCAGGAAGCTCAAGAGGGAAGACGTGCGATCAGGTATGGCTGTCCGCTCTCGAAAAAAGAGCCCGTCGTTTGATGGTCAAACGAAGCGGGCTCGAAATGATGTGGCCAGGCGGTTCCGGCCAGATTTCCCGATCAATCCAGGAAGCGGATCTTGCCGGGCACCGGCAGGCGTCCGAGCGCCATTTCCGCGTGCTGCTCGTCCGTGCAGGACGAATTGATCGGCGCGTCCGGAGTGGCGTCGCTTTTTTCAAAATAGCCGTTCTCAAGCAGCCATTTCTCCACTTCCTCACCGGAAATGTCCGGCAGCATGTGGCCGTCGATCTCGACACAAGGCGAGAGCGGCTGGCCGCTGCGCTGCTCCATTTCCCAGCGGAACGCGGGATTCTTGATGATGTCCTTCTCTTCGTAAGGCAGCTCATACTTGCGCATGATCGCGCGGACGCCTTCGCTCCAGCCGCAGAACGTTTTCAGGTAGGCAGTGATTTTGGGAGTTGGTTTGGACATGTCGGTGATTTGTTTGGCGGTAGGATAGAGCGCGGCGGAAAAACCGCAAGCCCTGTCACGTCGTATGGATCCGGTGCGGCAAAACCGTCACCGCCCGCTCATCCGCCCCGGATCCAGCAATTCCTCCAGTTCGCCCGCCGTCACGCCCAGCTCATCAGACCGGGCGATGCAGATCTCCCGCACCGTCCGTCCGGTGGACACCGACTCCTTCGCGATCGCCGCCGCCCGGTCGTAGCCGATGCGTGGAGCCAGCGCCGTGACCATGGAAAGCGAAAGTTCGATCAGTTCCCCGCACCGTTCCTCATCCGCGCGGATGCCCTCCACACACCGTTCGCGGAATGCCTCCGCCACATTCGCCAGCAGTCCGATGGATTCCAGCAGGCAGCTCCCGAGCAAAGGCATGGAAACATTCAGTTCCAGAAAACCACCCACCCCACACCAGGTGACCGTCGTCTGGTTTCCCGCCACCCGCGCCGCCACCATCGTGACGGATTCCGACATCACCGGGTTCACCTTTCCCGGCATGATCGACGATCCCGGTTGCGTCGCCGGCAGCACGATCTCGCCCAACCCACAACGCGGTCCCGAACCCAGCAGCCGTATATCGCCCGCGATCTTGTGCAGGGAAACCGCGATGGTGGAAAGCTGTCCGTGCGCTTCCACGCAACCGTCCTTCGCAGACTGGGCTTCGAAGTGATCCTCCGCCTCGCGAAACGGAATTCCGGTGGACTCCGCCAACCGAGCGATGGCCCTCGCCGCGAATTCCGGATGAGTGTTCAGTCCCGTCCCCACCGCCGTCCCACCCAGCGGCAGCTCCAGCAAGGCTTCGAGCGCCTTCTCCGCGCGCCTCGCCGCCAACTCCGCCTGCCTCGCCCAACCACCGAATTCCTGTCCAAGCCGCACCGGAGTCGCATCCATCAGATGCGTCCTGCCGATCTTGAGCACTCCATGAAACTCCCCGGCCTTCCGTGCCAGCGCAGCCGCCAGCTTCTCCAACGCAGGGATCAAGGTCTGCCGGATTTCCATTCCCGCCGCCAGATGAATGGCCGTGGGAAACGTGTCGTTCGATGACTGCCCCAAATTCACATGATCATTCGGATGCACCGCATGCCCGCACAAACCCACGATGACCTCGTTCACATTCGTGTTCGTGGAAGTGCCCGAGCCGGTCTGATAAACATCCACCGGAAACTGCGCGTCGTGCCTGCCGGCGATGATCTCCTCCGCCGCCCGCACGATGTTTCCCGCGGCCACCGGATCAAGCAGGCCGAGCTCCGCATTCGTTTCTGCAGCCGCCTTCTTGATCCGCCCGTAGGCATGGATCAAGGCCGACGGCAGCCGCGTGCCGGAAATCGGGAAATTCAACACCGCCCGTTGAGTTGATGC from Luteolibacter yonseiensis includes these protein-coding regions:
- the rpoN gene encoding RNA polymerase factor sigma-54, which encodes MSDVYLHQSLSQQQTLAPQMRKSLEILQAGTLELTQLVQQALETNPVLEDITEVISLDEEGPDPEEADSLDYLNDTDDDWRDRSIMDGKSSPWTSEDEERRQRIYDSIVAPETLQQHLQNQLDLSMVDPEIREAAQAILGNLDDRGFLDLPARTLATRLDIRPKDMDAALTLVQSFDPAGVGASGIPESLLLQLERTTGKETIEYKIVRDHLEDLARKRHPQIARALGTTVERIAEAASRIGRLTPNPGGEFDPTGNPYILPDVVIERDDDGNWYARLTGEHLPNLRINDFYKDMIGKSGTDAKARQFLRDQIRDGRSLIHAISLRQETILAIAHKLIEHQPAFLAKGPRHLRPLTMNDIADELSLHATTISRAVAGKYVFTPHGLMEMRSFFATGYQTSDGTEVSNAGVREAIQQLVAAENPAKPLSDEFLMKALDKQGIKVARRTVAKYREQLNILPSHLRKTF
- a CDS encoding sugar phosphate isomerase/epimerase family protein encodes the protein MSRPVTLFTGQWADLSITELAPLAYEMGYDGLELACWGDHFDVDAALSKKSYVKERWELLFDHGLTSYAISNHLVGQAVCDNIDERHKSILSPEIWGNGDPEGVRKRAAKQMIATAKAARLFFNAKPGRDGKDDFPAVVNGFTGSSIWHSIYAFPPTSQEYYEKGFKDFAKRWLPILDAFEKVDVNFALEVHPTEIAFDIATAQRALAAVGNHKRFGFNYDPSHLAYQGVDYVKFIRDLGNRIYHVHMKDVWWNHGDGSVGVFGGHTNFGDARRYWDFRSLGHGDIEFEDIIVALNDTGYRGPLSVEWEDIRMDRVHGGEEAAAFVRSVDFPTSNIAFDAAFDKANQ
- a CDS encoding aminotransferase class IV, which produces MSEIWCNGGWLPAAGYPGSAQDRGAFLGLGLFETMLGLDGSLVFADRHVSRLRKSGERFGWLLDLPDLREIASELLLRNRLIEGKARLRLIVTAGSGLHNDLTPGADRLIWLSAFPGGEVPESIRLCLSPWPRNERSPLAGLKTACYAENMVALNHARQLGFEETVFLNTAGNLCETATANLFLVKDGALLTPSSDSGCLPGIGREVLLEIAGSHGIATDERTLGPEDLYEADEIFISSSTRGPVAVSRFEDRDLVAGPVTRALGIAYAEAVALDVRR
- a CDS encoding glutaredoxin family protein, producing MSKPTPKITAYLKTFCGWSEGVRAIMRKYELPYEEKDIIKNPAFRWEMEQRSGQPLSPCVEIDGHMLPDISGEEVEKWLLENGYFEKSDATPDAPINSSCTDEQHAEMALGRLPVPGKIRFLD
- a CDS encoding class II fumarate hydratase → MKKTAAESHRVERDSMGEMEVPVEALYGASTQRAVLNFPISGTRLPSALIHAYGRIKKAAAETNAELGLLDPVAAGNIVRAAEEIIAGRHDAQFPVDVYQTGSGTSTNTNVNEVIVGLCGHAVHPNDHVNLGQSSNDTFPTAIHLAAGMEIRQTLIPALEKLAAALARKAGEFHGVLKIGRTHLMDATPVRLGQEFGGWARQAELAARRAEKALEALLELPLGGTAVGTGLNTHPEFAARAIARLAESTGIPFREAEDHFEAQSAKDGCVEAHGQLSTIAVSLHKIAGDIRLLGSGPRCGLGEIVLPATQPGSSIMPGKVNPVMSESVTMVAARVAGNQTTVTWCGVGGFLELNVSMPLLGSCLLESIGLLANVAEAFRERCVEGIRADEERCGELIELSLSMVTALAPRIGYDRAAAIAKESVSTGRTVREICIARSDELGVTAGELEELLDPGRMSGR